DNA from Thermomicrobium roseum DSM 5159:
CTCACGACGCTCGCCACGCTCGTTCTCGGATTGGTTTCCAGCCCTATCCTCGATCTCGTGCAGCGCTGGTCCGCGGCGCTGGCCTGACGGCATCCCGTCGAACGCGACGCGCATGAACTGGACGCTCGAACCCTACGATGTGACGCATGCTGCCGCGGTGGCTGCTCTTTGGAATCAGGAGTTCGGCCGCCAGCTGCCACTGTCAGCCGCGTTGCTCGCCCTTCGCTGGCAGCCGGCTGACGGCGAGCCAACAGTGGCGCGGATCGCACGATGGAGGGATCGTCTACTCGGGGCGCTCCTGGTTCGCTTCCCGACGAGCCCGTGGTACCCCGCTCGATCGGCCTTCGTCACCCTGCTCGTCGTCGATCGCGCGATGCGTGGTCGCGGCATCGGCCGCGCGCTCCTCGACGAGGCCATTCGGATCGCCCGGAGTCACGGTTATCGTTCCCTCGTCTTCGGTGGGGGGCCAGGACATCTGGTTCCCGGGATTCCGGCCGATGCTCCCCTGGAGACCTGGCGGTTCCTACGGCGCCCGGGGGCACTCCCTCGCGAGATTTTCCACGATCTGCTCGTCGATCTCGCTCTTCCCTTGCCGACGGTACCCCCGAGAGCTGACCTCCGCCTCGAACCTGCACCGCGCGAGGCGATGCTCGCTTTTCTGACCCAGGAATTTCCCGGTGAGTGGGAGTCGGATGTCAGCGATGCCTACGATGCCGGTGCCACTGTCCTCGGCCTCTACCATGCTGAGACGCTCGTCGGTTTCGCAGCCATCCACTCGCCAGGGCAATGGCCGCCACCACCGAGCCTATTCTGGGCGGAGAGCTTGCCCGGCCCAGTAGCGGGTTTGGGCCCTCTCGGTATCGCGCAAGCGTATCGGCGCCGAGGGTGGGGACTGGCAATGGTGATCGGCGCGTTGGAACGCCTGCGAGCGGCTGGCGCTCGTTGGACGATCATCGATTGGACCGACCTCGCATCGTTCTACGGACGAGCTGGAGCGCATCTCTGGCGGACCTATCAGGTCGCTGAGCTTCCGCTGACGTGAATCTGTCGCTCACTCCGTTGCCTCGGATCGGAACAGGATACGATCATGGCGATGCCGAAGCTGTTTCTCCGACCTGGCCACGACAAGCCGGTACGCCGTCATCATCCCTGGATCTTTTCCGGCGCGGTGGCGCGCATCGATGGACAGCCTGACGATGGCGATATCGTCGAGGTCTACAGTAGCGAGGGCGAGTGGCTGGCGCGTGGTTACCTGAATCGGCGTTCCCAAATCGTCGTGCGTCTGCTGACTTGGGATCGGGAAGAGGCGATCGACGAATCCTTCTGGCACCGACGGATCGATCGTGCTGTCAGAGCGCGCACATTGCTCGAGCTTGAGAGCGTGACCGATGCCTATCGTCTCGTCTTCGCCGAGAGCGACTGGATTCCAGGGCTCATCGTGGATCGCTATGCCGACTTTCTCGTCCTGCAGTGCTTGACGCTCGGCATCGAGCGCCGCAAGGAACTTCTCGTTCGCCTTCTCGCTGAGGAGTGCCGACCCGCTGGGATCTTCGAACGGAGCGACCGCGACATGCGCGAGAAGGAGGGTCTCGCTCCCTCGGAGGGAGTGCGCTGGGGGGGCGAACCACCGGACCGTCTCCTCATCCAGGAGTATGGTCACCGATTCCGAGTCGATGTCCGGCGCGGACACAAGACCGGGTTCTACCTGGACCAGCGCGAGAATCGTCGGCGGACCGCCGCGTATCTGGCCGGTCGTCGCGTGCTCAACGCCTTCTCCTACACTGGGGCCTTTGCGGTCTGGGCGCTGGCTGCGGGTGCTCGACACGTGGTCAATCTCGATTCGGCTGCCGATGTTTTGAGCGAAGCAGCCGCCAATCTCATCCTCAACGGCTTTCCAGAATCGTCGTTCGAGTGCGTGGAGGGCGATGCCTTTCGCGTCTTGCGAGCGTTCCGCTCGACTGGTCGCCGCTTCGATGCGGTGATCCTCGATCCACCGAAGTTCGCATTTTCCCAGGCGCACCTCCAGCGAGCGACGCGCGGGTACAAGGACATCAACCTGCAGGCGCTCCATCTCCTCGAACCTGGCGGGATCTTGGCGACCTTCTCCTGCTCCGGTTTGGTTTCGGCCGATCTCTTTCAGAAAATCGTCTTCGCTGCTGCTGAGGATGCCGGGCGAGATGTCCAGATTCTGGAGCGGCTGGCCCAACCGCCCGATCATCCCATCCGGCTCTCCTTTCCCGAGGGGGAGTATTTGAAAGGATTGATCTGTCGTGTCTGGTAGCGGGCTGAGGAGCTTGCGACCACGGCGGGCAGCCTCAGCGCCCGCTCACCTCGACGATCGTCTCCCGGAGGACGCGCCCCAAACGCTCTGCCCCCTTCAGGAGATCCTCGCGGGAGAGCGTGGTGAAGCCCAAGCGAAGGCTCGGGCTCGGTCGATGATCAGGGTAGAACTCCGATCCGGGCACGAAGGTCACCCCAGCAGCAGCGCAATGTGGCAGCAGACTGGCACTCTCTTCCACGCCGCGTAGGGTGATCCAGAGGAAGAACCCGCCCCTCGGCAACGACCACGCTGCGCATTCCCCGAGTTCGCGCGCGAGTGCTTCGGCCAGCAGCTGGCAACGCTCCGCATAGATCCGGCGCGCTCGAGCCAGATGTTCCTCGTACCAGGGGCTCGTGATGACGGCCGTGATCGCTCGCTGGAGCAAGCGGTCCGACTGGATATCGGCTGCTTCTTTGGCGTCGATCAAGAGCTTCATCAGGTGCGGTGGCGCGACTAACCAGCCCACACGCAAGCCAGGAGCCAGCGTCTTCGAAAAACTCCCCAGCGAGAGCACCTCGTCCCAGAAGGCGCGCAACGGCGGCGGTGGCGGTGTTTCGTACCACAGATCGCCGTACGGGTCATCCTCGACGATCGGTACGCCATACTGGGCTGCCAGCTCCACGACCGCGCGGCGCCGCTCGAGGGTCATCGTGACACCGGCTGGGTTCTGGAAAGTCGGAACGGTGTAGAAGAGCTTGGGG
Protein-coding regions in this window:
- a CDS encoding GNAT family N-acetyltransferase; this encodes MNWTLEPYDVTHAAAVAALWNQEFGRQLPLSAALLALRWQPADGEPTVARIARWRDRLLGALLVRFPTSPWYPARSAFVTLLVVDRAMRGRGIGRALLDEAIRIARSHGYRSLVFGGGPGHLVPGIPADAPLETWRFLRRPGALPREIFHDLLVDLALPLPTVPPRADLRLEPAPREAMLAFLTQEFPGEWESDVSDAYDAGATVLGLYHAETLVGFAAIHSPGQWPPPPSLFWAESLPGPVAGLGPLGIAQAYRRRGWGLAMVIGALERLRAAGARWTIIDWTDLASFYGRAGAHLWRTYQVAELPLT
- a CDS encoding PLP-dependent aminotransferase family protein, which translates into the protein MRIDWSTILAGRARAFRPCIRTDFSSLPTPPDVIHFTGGAPPLECLPAEPLGEALARAWRTEPTGLWYGETEGHRPLREAIAARLAQRGATVDPDTILITQGAQQAIDLVARALLEPGDRVLVEGPTYFGALQVFEPYDVRIEAIPLDEEGVVLDELAAALARSPRPKLFYTVPTFQNPAGVTMTLERRRAVVELAAQYGVPIVEDDPYGDLWYETPPPPPLRAFWDEVLSLGSFSKTLAPGLRVGWLVAPPHLMKLLIDAKEAADIQSDRLLQRAITAVITSPWYEEHLARARRIYAERCQLLAEALARELGECAAWSLPRGGFFLWITLRGVEESASLLPHCAAAGVTFVPGSEFYPDHRPSPSLRLGFTTLSREDLLKGAERLGRVLRETIVEVSGR
- a CDS encoding class I SAM-dependent rRNA methyltransferase, which produces MPKLFLRPGHDKPVRRHHPWIFSGAVARIDGQPDDGDIVEVYSSEGEWLARGYLNRRSQIVVRLLTWDREEAIDESFWHRRIDRAVRARTLLELESVTDAYRLVFAESDWIPGLIVDRYADFLVLQCLTLGIERRKELLVRLLAEECRPAGIFERSDRDMREKEGLAPSEGVRWGGEPPDRLLIQEYGHRFRVDVRRGHKTGFYLDQRENRRRTAAYLAGRRVLNAFSYTGAFAVWALAAGARHVVNLDSAADVLSEAAANLILNGFPESSFECVEGDAFRVLRAFRSTGRRFDAVILDPPKFAFSQAHLQRATRGYKDINLQALHLLEPGGILATFSCSGLVSADLFQKIVFAAAEDAGRDVQILERLAQPPDHPIRLSFPEGEYLKGLICRVW